The following coding sequences are from one Perognathus longimembris pacificus isolate PPM17 chromosome 13, ASM2315922v1, whole genome shotgun sequence window:
- the LOC125362551 gene encoding olfactory receptor 8H1-like: protein MRTWNNTNVPWFILAGLTNSGEIQLVLSLLFLLIYLVTVLGNLGMIVIIWLDHQLHTPMYFFLTHLSFLDLCYSNVITPKTLANLLTSSKSISFVGCFTQMFFFVLLVATECFLLASMAYDRYIAICNPLHYPVIMSPRLCRALLSGSYMVGFMDSLVNDLCVSRLHFCNSNIIQHFFCDTSPILMLSCNETYSTEMMIMFLAGSTFIVSLIIICVSYVSILSTILKISSTSGKQKAFSTCASHILGVTVFYGSMIFTYLKPKKSYSLGKDQVASVFYTIVIPMLNPLIYSLRNKEVKNAFNRVMQKKESFRRLKLL from the coding sequence ATGCGAACCTGGAATAACACAAATGTGCCCTGGTTTATCCTTGCGGGATTGACAAATTCTGGAGAGATCCAGTTGGTCCTCTCTCTGCTGTTTCTCCTGATTTACCTGGTTACTGTGCTGGGGAATCTAGGTATGATAGTGATAATTTGGCTCGATCACCAGCTTCACACTCCTATGTATTTTTTCCTCACTCACCTTTCCTTCCTTGACCTTTGTTATTCAAATGTCATCACACCTAAAACCTTAGCGAACTTGCTGACTTCCTCCAAAAGCATTTCATTCGTGGGCTGCTTCACGCAGATGTTCTTTTTCGTTCTACTTGTTGCTACAGAATGTTTTCTCCTGGCCTCCATGGCTTATGATCGCTACATTGCAATATGTAACCCTTTGCACTATCCAGTGATTATGTCACCAAGACTCTGCCGAGCCCTACTCAGTGGGTCCTACATGGTTGGCTTTATGGATTCCCTTGTCAATGACCTTTGTGTAAGCAGATTGCATTTCTGCAATTCCAACATAATCCAACACTTTTTCTGTGACACATCCCCAATTTTGATGCTGTCCTGCAATGAAACCTATAGCACTGAGATGATGATAATGTTTCTTGCTGGCTCCACATTCATAGTCTCACTTATCATAATATGTGTGTCTTATGTGTCCATTCTTTCGACTATTCTGAAAATCAGTTCCACTTCAGGAAAGCAAAAAGCCTTTTCCACCTGTGCCTCCCATATATTGGGAGTTACTGTTTTTTATGGCAGCATGATCTTTACTTATTTAAAACCCAAGAAGTCCTACTCCCTGGGAAAGGACCAAGTGGCTTCTGTATTTTACACTATTGTGATCCCCATGCTGAATCCACTCATTTATAGTCTGAGAAACAAGGAAGTCAAAAATGCTTTCAATCGGGTCATGCAGAAGAAGGAGAGTTTCAGGAGATTAAAATTACTGTGA
- the LOC125361435 gene encoding olfactory receptor 8H1-like, whose protein sequence is MRTWNNTNVPWFILAGLTNSGEIQLVLSLLFLLIYLVTVLGNLGMIVIIWLDHQLHTPMYFFLTHLSFLDLCYSNVITPKTLANLLTSSKSISFVGCFTQMFFFVLLVATECFLLASMAYDRYIAICNPLHYPVIMSPRLCRALLSGSYMVGFLDSLVNNLFMGRLHFCNSNIIQHFFCDTSPILMLSCNETYSTEMMIMFLAGSTAMVSLVIISVSYVSILSTILKISSTSGKQKAFSTCASHLLGVTIFYGTIIFTYLKPKKSYSLGKDQVASVFYTIVIPMLNPLIYSLRNKEVKNAFLRVVQKRGFRQLQ, encoded by the coding sequence ATGCGAACCTGGAATAACACAAATGTGCCCTGGTTTATCCTTGCGGGATTGACAAATTCTGGAGAGATCCAGTTGGTCCTCTCTCTGCTGTTTCTCCTGATTTACCTGGTTACTGTGCTGGGGAATCTAGGTATGATAGTGATAATTTGGCTCGATCACCAGCTTCACACTCCTATGTATTTTTTCCTCACTCACCTTTCCTTCCTTGACCTATGTTATTCAAATGTCATCACACCTAAAACCTTAGCGAACTTGCTGACTTCCTCCAAAAGCATTTCATTCGTGGGCTGCTTCACGCAGATGTTCTTTTTCGTTCTACTTGTTGCTACAGAATGTTTTCTCCTGGCCTCCATGGCTTATGATCGCTACATTGCAATATGTAACCCTTTGCACTATCCAGTGATTATGTCACCAAGACTCTGCCGAGCCCTACTTAGTGGGTCCTACATGGTTGGCTTTCTGGATTCCCTTGTCAATAACCTTTTCATGGGCAGATTGCATTTCTGCAATTCCAACATAATCCAACACTTTTTCTGTGACACATCCCCAATTTTGATGCTGTCCTGCAATGAAACCTATAGCACAGAGATGATGATAATGTTTCTTGCTGGTTCCACAGCAATGGTCTCACTTGTCATTATATCTGTGTCTTATGTGTCCATTCTGTCGACTATTCTGAAAATCAGTTCCACTTCAGGAAAGCAAaaagccttctccacctgtgcCTCTCATCTCCTTGGGGTCACCATTTTCTATGGCACcatcatttttacttatttaaaaccCAAGAAGTCCTACTCCCTGGGAAAGGACCAAGTGGCTTCTGTGTTTTACACTATTGTGATTCCCATGCTGAATCCACTCATTTATAGTCTGAGAAACAAGGAAGTGAAAAATGCTTTCCTTAGGGTGGTGCAGAAAAGAGGATTCCGACAATTACAGTAA
- the LOC125361436 gene encoding olfactory receptor 5T3-like → MDRLSSGLDIYRFSLKNMTEITTFILMGFTDDFDLKVVLFLLFLAIYLFTLIGNLGLVVLVIGDARLHNPMYYFLSVLSFLDACYSTVVTPKMLVNFLAEDKSISFIGCATQMLLFVTLGTTECFLLAAMAYDRYVAIYNPLLYSVSMSPSVYVSLIIASYVAGIVHATIHTVATFSLSFCGSNEISHVFCDIIPLLAISCSDIQMNQLLLFYFVGAIEMVTILIVLVSYGFILLAILRMRSAEGRRKVFSTCGSHLTGVSIYHGTILFSYMRPSSSYDSNHDMIVSIFYTIVIPMLNPIIYSLRNKDVKEAMKKLLKEVSK, encoded by the coding sequence ATGGACAGACTATCATCAGGTTTGGACATatatagattttctttaaagaacatGACTGAAATCACCACGTTTATATTGATGGGTTTCACAGATGATTTTGACCTGAAAGTTGTCTTATTTCTACTGTTTCTTGCAATCTATCTCTTTACACTGATAGGAAATTTGGGACTGGTTGTGCTGGTCATTGGGGATGCCCGTCTCCACAACCCCATGTACTATTTTCTCAGTGTCTTATCATTTTTAGATGCCTGTTATTCTACAGTTGTGACCCCCAAAATGCTGGTCAATTTCTTAGCAGAAGATAAATCCATTTCATTTATTGGATGTGCAACGCAGATGCTTCTCTTTGTGACCTTAGGAACCACAGAATGCTTTCTGTTGGCTGCAATGGCTTATGATCGCTATGTAGCCATCTACAACCCTCTGCTCTACTCAGTGAGCATGTCACCCAGTGTCTATGTGTCCCTCATCATTGCCTCCTATGTTGCTGGAATTGTACATGCTACTATACACACAGTGGCTACTTTTAGTCTCTCTTTTTGTGGATCAAATGAAATCAGTCATGTCTTCTGTGATATTATCCCATTACTAGCTATTTCCTGTTCTGATATTCAAATGAACCAGCTTCTGCTCTTCTACTTTGTGGGTGCTATTGAGATGGTCACTATTCTGATTGTCCTGGTCTCCTATGGTTTCATTCTGTTGGCCATTCTGAGAATGCGTTCAgctgaagggaggagaaaagtgTTCTCCACATGTGGCTCTCACCTAACTGGAGTGTCTATTTATCATGGGACAATTCTCTTCAGTTATATGAGACCAAGTTCAAGCTATGATTCAAACCATGACATGATAGTGTCaatattttataccattgtgaTCCCCATGCTGAATCCTATCATCTATAGTTTGAGAAACAAAGATGTGAAGGAAGCAATGAAAAAATTGTTGAAAGAAGTTAGTAAATGA